TTGCATGTATTAAGCCTGCCGCTAGCGTTCATCCTGAGCCAGGATCAAACTCTCCGTTGTAAAAAAAGTTTGATAATCTTCGCTAGACTTGATGCTGTTTCTTACATTAAATCAAAGAACTTTTGCTTTTTGCTTGTCATTTTTAATGACCTATTCGCCAAAAGCGGACACAAAGATAACGACAAGTTTTCCGAACATCCAAATCATTTTTCAAAAAAAGATTGAGTTTTCGAAAAAAAAATCTTGCGGCTATTACAAGTCCTTATTTATCAGCATTTTTGACACGGAAATTTTTAAGAAAAAAAAATGAAGTACAATTTTAATGCCGGGCCGTCTCATCTAAATGAAGAGATTTTAGAAAGGATTTCTAACTCGATTAAGAATTTTGAAAACAGTGGACTTTCAATTATTGAATTGTCCCACCGGTCTAAAGAATTTGAATCTGTAATAGAGGAATGTAAAGTCCTTTTGTCTGAATTGCTGGGGCTTGATTCAGATAGTGAAGTCTTTTTTATGCAAGGAGGGGCAAGTTTTCAATTTTATACTTTGCCTTTTAATTTCTTAAGAACAAATGACTGTGTTTATTATGCAAATACTGGAAGGTGGGCTGAAAAAGCAATTGTTGAAGCTAAGCGTTTTGCTAAAGTAAAATTGGCCGGCAGCTCAAAGAGTGACAATTACTCTCGTATACCAGAATTAGAAATAACAAACGAAAATGCGCGATACCTACACATTACAAGTAATAATACCATTTATGGTACAGAATACTCAGGTATTCCCGATTGCCAGATTCCTATAGTAGCTGATATGTCTTCTGATATAATGGGGCGAAAGTTTGATTATAATGCTTTTGACCTGATTTATGCTGGCGCACAAAAAAACCTAGGGACAGCAGGTGTTGCTGTAGTTATTGCTAAAAAGCATTTTATTCAGGAGGCTAAAGAAGGCCTTCCTCCTATGCTTTCATATAAAAACATGATTGCGAATAATTCACTTTTTAATACTCCTCCTGTACTTGCTATATATATAGTGTTAGAAACTCTACGATGGTCAATAAGATATGGTGGTATTGAACGAATTGACAAAACCAACAGAGCAAAAGCAAAACTACTTTATAACACTATAGATGAAAGCAATCTATATTATGGAACTGCAAGGAAGGAAGACCGATCCCTTATGAATGTGTGTTTTAAATTAAAAGACAAATCCCTTGAAAACAAATTCATAGATTTCACAAATTCTCACGGAATTATTGGCATCAAAGGGCATCGCTCTTTTGGTGGGTTCAGAGCATCTTTATATAATTGTATCCCCCTGGAATATGTGAAGGTTTTGACAGATGTTATGAAAGAATTTGAACGCAAATACGGTTAAGTATAATCAGCAAAATAAATTTCGCAAAACATTAGCACGTCATTGTTGAAGAGATAAACCACATAGGCACATAGAACACATAGCTATATGCTTAAATGGTTCGTACATTGCAGAGTAAAGCCATTCTGCAAGGATGACTTTGTATATGCGATTGCTGAAGTTATTTTACTAAAGTTTAGTAGTTCGCATTATCACAATGCTTTTACTCATAAAATAGTGTTCCTTCATTTCCGGGGAATTTTTTGCCCTGATGAATGTATGCTTTTTCAGTAGCCTGTCGGCCACGAGGTGTTCTCTTTAAAAATCCTTCCTGGATTAAAAAGGGTTCATAAACTTCTTCAATAGTTCCTGCCTCCTCCCCCACTGCTGTGGCAATTGTAGTAAGCCCTACGGGTCCTCCAGAAAATTTTGAGATAATTGCACTTAAGATGCGATTGTCCATTTCATCAAGTCCGTGTTCATCTACATTAAGTGCTTCAAGCCCGTATTTTGATATTTCAAGATCGACAATACCGTTGCCTTTGATCATTGCAAAATCACGGATTCTTTTAAGCAAAAGATTTCCTATCCGGGGTGTTCCGCGGCTTCTTCGAGAAATCTCAAGTGCGCCATCGTCTGTTATCTCAGTTTCGAAGATGTGAGCAGAGCGTTTTAAAATTTTCTGAAGTACTTCTGGTGTGTAATATTCCATTCGTGAGGTGATTCCAAAACGAGATCTGAGGGGGGCTGTCAAAAGTCCCGACCGGGTAGTTGCTCCCACAAGGGTGAATGGGCTTAATTCTATTTGCACACTTCGCGCACTGGGGCCAGAATCTATCATTATATCTATTCTAAAATCTTCCATAGCTGAATAGAGGTATTCTTCCACTACAGGGCTCAAACGGTGAATTTCATCAATAAACAAAACATCTTTGGGTTCAAGGTTGGTAAGCAAACCAGCAAGGTCGCCAGGTTTTTCGAGTACAGGCCCTGATGTAACTTT
The window above is part of the Chitinophagales bacterium genome. Proteins encoded here:
- the serC gene encoding 3-phosphoserine/phosphohydroxythreonine transaminase; amino-acid sequence: MKYNFNAGPSHLNEEILERISNSIKNFENSGLSIIELSHRSKEFESVIEECKVLLSELLGLDSDSEVFFMQGGASFQFYTLPFNFLRTNDCVYYANTGRWAEKAIVEAKRFAKVKLAGSSKSDNYSRIPELEITNENARYLHITSNNTIYGTEYSGIPDCQIPIVADMSSDIMGRKFDYNAFDLIYAGAQKNLGTAGVAVVIAKKHFIQEAKEGLPPMLSYKNMIANNSLFNTPPVLAIYIVLETLRWSIRYGGIERIDKTNRAKAKLLYNTIDESNLYYGTARKEDRSLMNVCFKLKDKSLENKFIDFTNSHGIIGIKGHRSFGGFRASLYNCIPLEYVKVLTDVMKEFERKYG
- the ruvB gene encoding Holliday junction branch migration DNA helicase RuvB translates to MRDTHLDPDFDKLSEEEKQLELQLRPVRFDDFSGQSKTLENLKIFTQAAKLRGEAMDHVLLHGPPGLGKTTLSHILAQELGVGIKVTSGPVLEKPGDLAGLLTNLEPKDVLFIDEIHRLSPVVEEYLYSAMEDFRIDIMIDSGPSARSVQIELSPFTLVGATTRSGLLTAPLRSRFGITSRMEYYTPEVLQKILKRSAHIFETEITDDGALEISRRSRGTPRIGNLLLKRIRDFAMIKGNGIVDLEISKYGLEALNVDEHGLDEMDNRILSAIISKFSGGPVGLTTIATAVGEEAGTIEEVYEPFLIQEGFLKRTPRGRQATEKAYIHQGKKFPGNEGTLFYE